The Leptospiraceae bacterium genome has a segment encoding these proteins:
- a CDS encoding histidine phosphatase family protein has protein sequence MKFYCIRHGIAEEPNDEKEDLERKLTEKGKERIKALGKVISKIFKKPDLILTSEALRSLETAEVLNSYWKSKKIETFSKLNPGATVMDYVFVLGAYINKDIIKSNYKICLITHEPDLSHFITAFLTKQIEYDFQTDELVFKENFINIDFPLKKGSIFVFDWDGESMEVECYLTPSIVKRIRKNL, from the coding sequence ATGAAATTTTATTGTATTCGACATGGTATAGCTGAAGAACCAAACGACGAGAAAGAAGATTTAGAACGTAAGCTCACAGAAAAAGGAAAAGAAAGGATCAAAGCATTAGGGAAAGTCATTTCGAAAATTTTTAAAAAGCCAGATTTAATATTGACATCTGAAGCTTTACGCTCTTTAGAAACGGCAGAAGTTTTAAATTCCTATTGGAAATCAAAAAAGATTGAGACCTTCTCCAAGCTAAATCCGGGTGCTACAGTAATGGATTACGTGTTTGTTTTAGGAGCTTATATAAATAAAGATATCATCAAATCCAATTACAAAATTTGTCTTATTACCCATGAACCCGATCTAAGTCATTTCATCACAGCCTTTTTGACAAAGCAAATCGAATATGACTTTCAGACTGATGAACTTGTGTTTAAAGAAAATTTTATCAATATTGATTTTCCTTTGAAAAAGGGTTCAATTTTTGTCTTTGATTGGGATGGTGAGAGTATGGAAGTAGAATGTTACCTCACCCCCTCCATCGTAAAAAGAATTCGTAAAAATTTATGA
- the rsmA gene encoding 16S rRNA (adenine(1518)-N(6)/adenine(1519)-N(6))-dimethyltransferase RsmA, whose protein sequence is MKFPFYSVTRILEEIKKRKGNIRKSLGQNFLIDPNYVEKIYQIIIKEIPKGSLLLEIGPGLGALTHKLLFDYQMHLVEIDPLLCDILKSEIIKNESVILNNQDILIYLKENPSKYEFLIGNLPYYITTDIFTNCVQYAKKPAKLIFLVQKEYADKLIMKNNSISIYLHNYGRIERFFSIPKESFYPKPEVHSSLILFELWEKTYSDPEVLQKVLRMSFRGKRKKLINSWKMAEEFISISLLKEGAKELSIDIEKRAEDIDFRLFYELVNYVVKNS, encoded by the coding sequence ATGAAATTTCCTTTTTATAGTGTGACTCGTATTTTAGAAGAGATAAAGAAAAGAAAGGGAAATATCCGAAAATCTTTAGGACAAAATTTTCTTATTGATCCCAACTACGTAGAAAAGATTTATCAAATCATAATAAAAGAAATACCTAAAGGGTCGTTATTATTAGAGATCGGTCCTGGCTTGGGAGCTCTTACCCATAAATTACTTTTTGATTATCAGATGCATTTAGTAGAAATTGATCCTTTGCTCTGTGATATATTGAAATCAGAGATTATCAAAAATGAATCTGTGATACTTAACAATCAAGATATTCTGATTTATCTAAAAGAAAATCCTTCTAAATATGAATTCCTCATAGGTAATCTGCCTTATTACATTACAACAGACATATTTACCAACTGTGTTCAGTATGCAAAGAAGCCTGCAAAATTGATTTTTTTAGTTCAAAAAGAGTATGCCGATAAGCTCATTATGAAAAATAACTCTATTTCAATATATTTACATAATTATGGTCGCATCGAGAGATTCTTTTCTATTCCTAAAGAAAGCTTTTATCCAAAACCAGAAGTTCATTCTTCTTTGATCTTATTTGAGTTGTGGGAAAAAACATATTCAGATCCAGAAGTTTTACAAAAAGTTCTGCGAATGAGTTTTCGTGGAAAAAGAAAAAAACTCATAAACTCTTGGAAAATGGCAGAAGAATTCATATCAATCTCTTTGCTAAAAGAAGGAGCAAAAGAACTTTCTATTGATATTGAAAAACGAGCAGAAGATATAGATTTTCGTCTTTTTTACGAATTAGTTAATTATGTTGTTAAAAATTCTTAG
- a CDS encoding HAD-IB family phosphatase, whose product MILRKWNPQIQEILIKLKEHKQNSLAVFDFDHTLIYGDQGFNLMNYLIENLYIKADEEWFWDEKHWYNVPGEKIRKIKDLFFSLKKNPTKEHIKALLTEIFQVYDQIENQNQEIAYRWTKIFFAGYKEEELEKHSVQSFEQAMRVYSKNDPSNQETQIAIHTALHDLIQYLNSSGWEIYIITASPEVAIRAIIHHWGLKKSQVLGMKLQIKKNYLQPEIIEPYPYGKGKWERLRQVTHKPIILAVGDSRSDFDLLENAEYPVFINRNQNSNVLKEAEKKGFFIQSLVNE is encoded by the coding sequence ATGATTTTACGAAAATGGAATCCACAAATCCAAGAAATCTTAATCAAACTCAAAGAACATAAGCAAAATTCTTTAGCGGTTTTTGATTTTGATCATACCTTGATTTATGGAGATCAGGGTTTTAATTTGATGAACTACTTGATTGAAAATCTTTACATTAAAGCCGACGAAGAATGGTTTTGGGACGAAAAGCATTGGTATAATGTTCCAGGCGAAAAGATAAGAAAAATCAAAGATTTGTTTTTTTCCCTAAAAAAAAATCCCACAAAAGAACATATAAAAGCATTACTTACCGAGATTTTTCAAGTTTATGATCAAATCGAAAATCAAAATCAAGAAATTGCTTACCGATGGACGAAGATCTTTTTTGCAGGCTACAAAGAAGAAGAATTGGAGAAACATTCTGTTCAATCGTTTGAACAAGCAATGAGAGTATATTCTAAAAATGATCCCTCAAATCAAGAAACACAAATCGCCATCCACACCGCATTGCATGATTTGATTCAATATCTAAACTCCTCTGGATGGGAAATTTATATCATCACAGCATCGCCTGAGGTAGCCATTCGTGCCATCATTCACCATTGGGGTCTAAAAAAAAGCCAAGTATTAGGGATGAAGTTGCAAATAAAAAAAAATTATCTACAACCGGAAATCATCGAACCATATCCTTACGGAAAAGGAAAGTGGGAAAGATTAAGACAAGTAACCCACAAACCCATCATTCTTGCCGTTGGGGATTCTCGGTCAGACTTTGATTTATTAGAAAATGCTGAATATCCCGTTTTTATCAATCGAAACCAGAACAGCAATGTTCTAAAAGAAGCAGAAAAAAAAGGCTTTTTCATACAATCATTGGTGAATGAATAA
- a CDS encoding M23 family metallopeptidase: MGKKYLFFFFLFLFLMESSISHTKLIRVAIDNKYIQTYRNTQGKWVLNQGYQNPKKLQELANEYQTTVQAIRSLNEDLTKKYIFVPYGDDYLKELLRQGFGRRIFNIDPRSFLWPVENPDFTSRYGRRFNELHQGLDMAVPIGTPVVAARDGIVKKTGWMGGYGYTIVLHHHQDGKETLYAHLSEILVFENEEIQIGQIIGFSGSTGRSTGPHLHFEVIFQDIKLNPEDFLPESFFRTDVIIKESVDGVIIQETVPNIEGSPSHVQLSL; this comes from the coding sequence ATGGGTAAAAAGTATTTATTTTTCTTTTTTTTATTTCTGTTTTTGATGGAAAGTTCGATTTCTCATACGAAGTTGATACGTGTTGCAATTGATAATAAATATATTCAAACTTACCGAAATACTCAGGGGAAATGGGTTCTCAATCAAGGGTATCAAAATCCCAAAAAATTGCAAGAACTTGCTAATGAATACCAAACCACCGTCCAAGCAATCAGAAGTCTTAATGAAGATTTGACAAAAAAGTACATTTTTGTGCCATATGGGGATGATTATTTAAAAGAACTCCTAAGACAAGGTTTTGGGCGGAGGATATTTAATATTGATCCAAGAAGTTTTTTATGGCCTGTTGAAAATCCCGATTTCACTTCTCGTTATGGTAGAAGGTTTAATGAATTACATCAGGGTTTGGATATGGCTGTTCCGATTGGAACCCCAGTTGTAGCTGCTAGAGACGGGATTGTGAAAAAAACAGGCTGGATGGGAGGGTATGGATATACAATCGTTTTACATCATCATCAAGATGGGAAAGAAACCCTTTATGCTCATTTGTCAGAAATTTTGGTTTTCGAAAATGAAGAAATCCAAATCGGACAAATTATTGGCTTTTCAGGAAGCACAGGTAGATCAACAGGACCTCACTTACATTTTGAGGTGATTTTTCAAGACATCAAGTTGAATCCAGAGGATTTTTTACCTGAAAGTTTTTTCCGAACTGATGTCATCATCAAAGAAAGTGTTGATGGAGTAATCATTCAGGAGACGGTTCCTAATATCGAAGGATCTCCTTCCCATGTTCAATTGTCTTTATGA
- a CDS encoding septal ring lytic transglycosylase RlpA family protein: MRKGLIVSLFFLSNCISLNINQPPSVIENTYPNKFFSTEKKQPQEEDKTHQTRSHSYKKEINPQDQSEEELFFEELSKQDPYLDKICKKCKPDNQPPGYTNQENEKESTTTSNQNPYIGELPKPIINQQKEEAIVVVSSNTGSATENQAYPTSSSLENFDEEGIASWYGKEFDGRPTASGEIFDSKKLTAAHRSIPLGSTILVQNLENQREVILRVNDRGPFVKNRILDVSEQAAEILGFKHKGLTRVRIKLLQKGNLKDKGEGTTAFFYKTAELGVGASPQNENLISKEKSLQNQIKDIKEAQFYSIQVGVFTDIKNVVRLKEEIESKLPYPVFVFRRGREFVVRVGNFSERHTAEVIKQKLEEAGYYGFIASPE; the protein is encoded by the coding sequence ATGAGAAAAGGATTAATTGTTAGCTTATTTTTTTTATCAAATTGCATAAGTCTAAACATCAATCAACCACCTTCAGTTATAGAAAACACATATCCAAACAAATTTTTTTCAACCGAAAAAAAACAACCTCAAGAAGAAGATAAAACCCACCAGACAAGAAGCCATTCTTATAAAAAAGAGATAAATCCACAAGATCAAAGTGAAGAAGAACTCTTTTTCGAAGAGTTAAGCAAACAAGACCCCTATCTCGATAAGATCTGCAAAAAATGTAAGCCTGATAATCAACCACCAGGTTATACAAATCAAGAAAATGAAAAAGAATCGACGACCACAAGCAATCAAAATCCTTATATTGGGGAATTACCAAAACCAATCATAAATCAACAAAAAGAAGAAGCGATCGTAGTTGTTAGTTCAAATACTGGCAGTGCAACCGAAAACCAAGCATATCCAACATCAAGTTCTTTGGAGAATTTTGATGAAGAAGGGATTGCTTCTTGGTATGGGAAAGAATTTGATGGAAGACCTACCGCATCAGGAGAAATATTTGATAGTAAAAAACTAACGGCAGCACACCGAAGCATTCCCTTAGGATCAACTATTCTTGTTCAGAATTTGGAAAACCAGAGAGAAGTGATCTTGAGAGTCAATGATCGCGGTCCTTTCGTAAAAAATCGAATCTTGGATGTTTCCGAACAAGCAGCAGAAATATTAGGCTTCAAGCATAAGGGTTTAACTCGTGTGAGAATCAAACTTTTACAAAAGGGCAACCTCAAAGATAAGGGAGAAGGAACTACTGCATTTTTCTATAAAACTGCAGAATTAGGTGTTGGTGCTTCCCCTCAAAATGAAAATTTGATTTCCAAAGAAAAAAGCCTTCAAAATCAGATAAAAGACATCAAAGAAGCTCAATTTTACTCGATCCAAGTGGGGGTTTTTACGGATATAAAAAACGTAGTTCGTTTAAAAGAAGAAATTGAAAGTAAATTGCCTTATCCTGTTTTCGTTTTTAGGCGAGGTCGAGAATTTGTAGTTCGAGTAGGGAATTTTTCAGAGAGACACACTGCTGAGGTTATAAAACAAAAACTAGAAGAAGCAGGTTATTATGGATTTATCGCCTCACCTGAATGA
- a CDS encoding nodulation protein NfeD — protein sequence MKRQKNKLILILLSIIAVIPIFLKAEDKEKEQITQHQNEEFIYKVVISDAITPASMEKLIKAIEKANQEKANAIILQLDTPGGLMSSMDEMVKSIMNSKVPVITYIAPPGATCGSAGVFILMSSHVAAMAPATNIGSATPITMGRTQETPSKEDEEALRKKIMNHSIAKIKSIAEYYGRNSEFAIKTITEAANIPSNEALRIKLIDVLANSEADLLNSIDGKVVKTIEGEKILKTKNIKVVELKDDLRNKILSLVANPNIAYLLIMIGMAGIMIEIQYPGLIFPGVIGAISLLLGLYGLQTLPVDYTGFLLIALGIIFLILELKLMSYGLLAIAGIISIILGTIWIADSMKEVEQTSLAIMISSTLFIVILMMFILYKVIQASKKEVVSGDTLLLKEIGEATSDINQEKGKVFIHGEYWNAITKEGIIPKGSKIRPIERQGMTLIVKKVDDN from the coding sequence ATGAAAAGGCAAAAAAATAAACTGATTTTAATTTTACTATCAATCATTGCTGTAATACCCATATTCCTCAAAGCTGAGGACAAAGAAAAAGAACAAATTACCCAACATCAAAACGAAGAATTTATTTATAAAGTAGTCATAAGTGATGCTATAACACCAGCTTCAATGGAAAAGTTGATCAAAGCGATAGAGAAAGCAAATCAAGAAAAAGCAAATGCGATTATTCTTCAATTGGATACACCTGGAGGTTTAATGAGTTCGATGGACGAAATGGTAAAATCCATCATGAACTCAAAGGTACCTGTGATTACTTACATAGCACCACCTGGGGCAACTTGTGGTTCAGCGGGCGTTTTTATTTTAATGTCAAGTCATGTTGCCGCAATGGCTCCTGCAACCAACATAGGTTCAGCTACTCCCATTACAATGGGTCGAACACAAGAAACTCCCTCAAAAGAAGATGAAGAAGCCCTCCGAAAAAAAATCATGAATCACTCTATAGCCAAAATTAAATCCATAGCTGAATATTATGGCAGAAACTCTGAATTTGCCATAAAAACCATCACAGAAGCTGCTAATATCCCATCGAATGAAGCACTGAGAATTAAGCTAATTGATGTTTTAGCGAATTCAGAAGCAGATTTACTCAATTCCATCGATGGGAAAGTAGTAAAAACGATTGAAGGAGAAAAAATTTTAAAAACCAAAAACATCAAAGTTGTTGAGTTAAAAGATGATCTAAGAAATAAAATTTTGAGTTTAGTTGCCAATCCGAACATTGCCTATCTTTTGATTATGATCGGTATGGCAGGTATCATGATTGAAATCCAATACCCGGGATTAATTTTTCCTGGTGTGATTGGAGCTATTTCGCTTTTGCTAGGTTTGTATGGTTTGCAAACCCTACCCGTAGATTATACTGGTTTTCTTTTGATTGCATTAGGAATTATCTTTCTGATTTTAGAACTAAAACTTATGTCTTATGGTTTATTAGCAATTGCAGGTATTATTTCTATCATACTGGGAACTATTTGGATTGCTGATTCCATGAAAGAAGTAGAACAAACTTCATTAGCCATCATGATTTCTTCAACACTTTTTATTGTAATATTAATGATGTTTATTCTTTACAAAGTCATACAAGCATCAAAAAAAGAAGTAGTCAGTGGAGATACCCTTTTATTAAAAGAGATTGGAGAAGCCACTTCAGATATTAACCAAGAAAAAGGAAAAGTTTTTATTCATGGTGAATACTGGAATGCCATTACGAAAGAAGGAATCATTCCTAAAGGTTCAAAGATAAGACCGATTGAAAGACAAGGGATGACGTTGATAGTAAAAAAAGTTGACGATAATTAA
- a CDS encoding SAM-dependent methyltransferase — protein MNKKKTIYFIGAPLSNLDDITIRALNILKESDLVLVESYRNFTTLIKHHKIDIPKEKIYQYDEEKVKIKDLRSVLLQNQTISYISDAGMPVFMDPGKELIHFAEEHQYSVQVIPGISALSVALVYAGIDEAFYFAGFPPRETYLRLPFIKNLEKYNVVVLYETPYRNKKLLSELKKHLSSDWILFAFFDLTGDQEKILKFPLKEFKDIGDAIDKLPAVFVLKKQKKFVKS, from the coding sequence ATGAATAAAAAAAAAACCATATACTTCATAGGAGCTCCCCTTTCTAATCTTGATGATATAACCATAAGAGCTCTAAACATTCTCAAAGAATCAGACTTGGTTTTAGTAGAATCTTATCGCAACTTCACTACTTTGATCAAACATCACAAGATTGACATTCCCAAAGAAAAGATCTATCAATACGATGAAGAAAAAGTCAAAATCAAAGATCTTCGTTCTGTTTTACTGCAAAATCAGACGATTAGCTATATTAGTGATGCAGGTATGCCCGTTTTTATGGATCCCGGAAAAGAATTAATTCATTTTGCCGAAGAACATCAGTATTCAGTTCAGGTAATTCCAGGAATTTCTGCATTGAGTGTTGCTTTAGTTTATGCAGGTATTGACGAAGCCTTTTATTTTGCGGGTTTTCCACCCCGTGAGACGTATCTACGTCTTCCATTTATTAAAAATTTGGAAAAGTATAACGTTGTTGTTTTATACGAAACCCCCTATCGTAATAAAAAACTACTTTCTGAATTAAAAAAGCACTTATCTTCTGATTGGATTTTGTTTGCATTTTTTGATCTTACGGGAGATCAAGAAAAGATTTTAAAATTTCCTCTAAAGGAATTCAAAGACATAGGGGATGCAATTGATAAACTCCCAGCTGTATTTGTTCTAAAAAAGCAAAAAAAATTTGTAAAATCATAA
- a CDS encoding slipin family protein yields MAFSSILFIILLAIFILSQAIRVLKEYERGVIFRLGRFSGVKGPGLILLIPIIDKMEKVSLRTVALDVPPQDVITKDNVTIKVNAVVYFRVMDPQKAIIEVEDYLYATSQLCQTTLRSILGESELDEVLANREKINAHLQEVIDKQTDAWGVKVSLVELKHIDLPQEMQRAMARQAEAERERRAKVISAEGEFQASEKLAEAAKVIEKHPIAVQLRFLQTLVEVAADKNSTVVLPIPIELLKAFDQNSKNS; encoded by the coding sequence ATGGCATTTAGTTCGATACTTTTTATTATTCTGTTGGCAATTTTTATTTTATCTCAAGCTATACGAGTTCTAAAAGAATATGAGCGTGGGGTAATTTTTCGGTTGGGACGTTTTAGTGGCGTAAAAGGTCCAGGCTTAATACTTTTAATCCCTATTATTGATAAAATGGAAAAGGTGAGTCTTCGAACTGTAGCTTTGGACGTTCCTCCACAAGATGTGATTACGAAAGACAACGTTACAATTAAAGTCAATGCGGTGGTTTACTTTCGGGTAATGGATCCTCAAAAAGCCATCATCGAGGTTGAAGATTATCTTTATGCAACCTCCCAACTATGTCAAACAACATTGAGATCCATTTTGGGAGAATCTGAATTAGACGAAGTTTTAGCCAATCGAGAAAAAATTAACGCTCATTTACAAGAAGTCATAGATAAACAAACGGATGCATGGGGTGTAAAGGTTTCTTTAGTTGAGCTCAAACATATTGACTTACCCCAAGAAATGCAAAGAGCTATGGCAAGGCAAGCAGAAGCAGAGAGAGAAAGAAGGGCAAAAGTGATTTCAGCTGAAGGTGAATTCCAAGCCTCAGAAAAGTTAGCCGAAGCTGCAAAAGTGATCGAAAAACATCCCATTGCAGTCCAATTGAGATTTTTACAAACATTGGTCGAAGTTGCAGCTGACAAAAATTCTACAGTAGTGCTTCCTATACCAATTGAATTATTAAAAGCTTTTGATCAAAATTCTAAAAATTCATAA
- the pgk gene encoding phosphoglycerate kinase translates to MKFLRIENTNISGNSLILFDWYDNHQYPFLLRAQIEIISELLDFLKLKPTTLFLMPVINNQIQQSSNFFHENIETLIQNLKKQNNHLQFQHVEKTPEKPSNEIIYIINPTKEFIPIIQYFDFIIIQSYRFLTELKKNNTLTNIENNKFCITSDVYETLYFIELLQNQTIKQKVGIFGGNQIEKTNLFLEACVKYFQTLLFGGSVGLHTLKANGVEIGNSAYVREEISHSFHIINKAYSEECEVLLPFDHIITDKITSKAKTKTSPREIRSPYQGIDIGSKTIEAYEEKIKNANLVFMHGPLGIIEIEKSKKGTYEILKILNKSKKPTLLTGYELTNFAKKENFSLKIVPEFEFFRYHLIT, encoded by the coding sequence ATGAAGTTTTTAAGGATAGAAAACACCAATATTTCTGGGAATTCTTTGATACTTTTCGATTGGTACGATAATCATCAATATCCATTCTTATTGAGAGCTCAGATCGAAATTATTTCAGAATTACTAGATTTTCTGAAACTAAAACCCACAACTCTCTTTTTAATGCCTGTAATCAATAATCAAATACAACAATCAAGCAATTTTTTTCATGAAAACATAGAAACTTTGATTCAAAATCTTAAAAAACAAAATAATCACTTACAATTCCAACATGTTGAGAAAACACCTGAAAAACCATCAAATGAAATTATATACATAATCAACCCTACAAAGGAATTCATCCCAATCATTCAATATTTTGATTTCATTATTATTCAAAGCTATCGATTTTTAACTGAACTAAAGAAAAATAATACACTAACCAATATTGAAAATAATAAGTTTTGTATTACTTCAGATGTGTATGAAACTTTGTATTTCATTGAGCTCTTGCAGAATCAAACCATCAAACAGAAAGTAGGTATTTTTGGCGGAAATCAAATAGAAAAAACGAATCTTTTTTTAGAGGCTTGTGTTAAGTATTTTCAAACACTTTTATTTGGAGGAAGTGTTGGGTTACACACCCTCAAAGCCAATGGAGTTGAAATTGGAAATAGTGCATATGTAAGAGAAGAAATCAGTCATTCTTTTCATATCATCAATAAAGCCTACTCAGAAGAATGTGAAGTTCTTCTTCCGTTTGATCATATTATCACCGATAAAATCACTTCTAAAGCAAAGACAAAAACATCACCTCGAGAGATACGTTCTCCCTATCAGGGGATTGATATTGGTTCTAAAACTATTGAGGCTTATGAAGAAAAAATTAAAAATGCGAATTTGGTATTCATGCACGGTCCATTAGGAATCATTGAGATTGAAAAATCAAAAAAAGGAACCTACGAGATTTTGAAAATCCTAAACAAATCCAAAAAACCTACACTTCTAACTGGTTATGAGTTAACCAACTTTGCGAAAAAAGAAAACTTTTCTTTGAAAATCGTCCCTGAATTTGAATTTTTCCGTTACCACTTGATTACTTGA
- a CDS encoding DUF2062 domain-containing protein, whose amino-acid sequence MFNRIYNVIYQKIIYPLKEAHSPRSEIALGAAIGMFWALNPLVGVQMYLVTLNWLILKFFKIRFHLPIALAMVWITNPLTLPFFYYSFYVTGIFSLKIFNLHYEFLSFDSFKLVIEKSISMSLVDGLVYWIEFLINDFGIPALIGSLIWAVPFSIITYPLVFRFITKHRERLAKKEGITLEEWEQRHIHTLKEIFFSKDKPKNF is encoded by the coding sequence ATGTTTAATAGAATTTATAATGTCATATACCAAAAAATCATTTATCCTTTAAAAGAAGCCCATTCCCCGAGAAGCGAAATTGCTTTAGGTGCGGCTATTGGGATGTTTTGGGCTCTCAACCCACTTGTGGGGGTTCAAATGTATCTTGTTACTCTTAACTGGCTAATTTTAAAGTTTTTTAAAATTCGATTTCATTTACCCATAGCGCTTGCCATGGTTTGGATTACTAATCCCTTGACACTCCCATTTTTTTATTATAGCTTTTATGTAACGGGAATTTTTTCACTCAAAATCTTCAACTTACATTATGAATTTTTGTCATTTGATTCTTTTAAACTTGTAATTGAAAAATCAATCAGTATGAGTTTGGTTGATGGTTTAGTCTATTGGATTGAATTTTTGATTAATGATTTTGGCATACCAGCCTTAATAGGCAGTCTGATTTGGGCTGTCCCTTTTTCAATTATAACATACCCTTTAGTTTTTCGTTTCATTACCAAACATAGAGAACGATTAGCAAAAAAAGAAGGAATTACCCTTGAAGAATGGGAACAAAGACACATACATACTTTAAAAGAAATCTTTTTCTCCAAGGATAAACCTAAGAATTTTTAA
- the hemH gene encoding ferrochelatase: MKNQKNVAVLFINLGTPSQLKESIVKKYLSEFLMDERVIDIPYLYRSLLVNVIIAPHRAKKSLEKYKKIWNYEKNESPLITITRSFISKLKSGLPDILIDFAMRYGEPRIEEKLNFFYRQGVRYLYVIPLYPQYATSTIGSSLASVYKINSKFWDPMMITVHPVIYNDPEFIDLWVKHIQDELPEFRNYYFIFSFHGVPVRHIEKSDQKNVCLKDNCCEIQQPEYCYRAQCFYLAKQISHRLGLDDYLVAFQSRLGKEKWTQPYLEEVIIDVAKKHDQICVVPLSFVSDSLETLEELQITIKEMLMSHRIKNYKVIPALNDKNEWIEYWKNNILKFLEN, encoded by the coding sequence ATGAAGAATCAAAAAAATGTAGCTGTTTTGTTCATTAACTTAGGAACACCAAGCCAACTAAAAGAAAGTATAGTCAAGAAATACCTATCTGAATTCTTGATGGATGAACGAGTGATCGATATTCCCTATTTATATCGATCACTCCTTGTAAATGTCATAATTGCTCCGCATCGAGCAAAAAAGTCATTAGAAAAATACAAAAAAATTTGGAACTACGAAAAAAACGAATCTCCATTAATTACCATTACAAGAAGTTTTATAAGTAAGTTAAAATCAGGATTACCAGATATTCTGATTGATTTTGCTATGAGGTATGGAGAACCAAGAATTGAAGAAAAATTAAATTTTTTTTATCGTCAAGGTGTTCGTTATTTGTATGTTATTCCCTTGTATCCTCAGTACGCTACCTCCACTATTGGATCGAGTTTAGCAAGTGTTTATAAGATCAATTCAAAGTTCTGGGATCCTATGATGATTACTGTTCATCCGGTTATTTATAATGATCCAGAATTTATTGATTTGTGGGTGAAACATATTCAAGATGAGCTCCCAGAGTTTCGGAATTATTATTTTATTTTTTCTTTTCATGGTGTTCCTGTTAGGCATATAGAAAAATCAGATCAAAAAAACGTCTGCTTAAAAGACAATTGTTGTGAAATCCAACAGCCTGAGTATTGTTATCGAGCCCAGTGTTTTTATTTAGCAAAACAAATAAGTCATCGATTAGGTTTAGATGATTATCTCGTTGCCTTTCAATCACGACTTGGGAAAGAAAAGTGGACCCAACCCTATTTAGAAGAAGTAATCATTGACGTAGCTAAAAAACACGATCAAATTTGCGTTGTGCCGTTATCCTTTGTGAGTGATTCTTTAGAAACCTTAGAAGAACTTCAAATTACGATAAAAGAAATGTTAATGAGTCATAGAATAAAAAATTATAAAGTAATTCCTGCCTTGAATGACAAAAATGAATGGATAGAGTATTGGAAAAACAATATCCTTAAGTTCTTAGAGAACTAA
- a CDS encoding DUF3365 domain-containing protein translates to MKTMKLIVFLALVFAFSLVANCRTQAVKIQEVQADSDAKVKEAIRIFDEFFDNLRAELMKAIQKNQFDGAISVCKEISPAMERSYSEKYKMKIYRISDKYRNPDHKPTPDEMEVLNYWQEKMKQNQELKAVYFQVGNKTKVMKPIKTFADLCLQCHGDPAKMNPAVLERIKKEYPDDKAVGYKLNDLRGAFVAEF, encoded by the coding sequence ATGAAAACCATGAAACTAATAGTTTTTTTAGCTTTGGTTTTTGCTTTTAGTTTAGTTGCTAATTGTCGGACACAGGCAGTTAAGATACAAGAGGTGCAGGCTGACTCTGATGCAAAAGTGAAAGAAGCGATTCGAATTTTTGATGAGTTTTTTGATAATCTAAGAGCTGAGCTCATGAAAGCTATTCAAAAAAATCAATTTGATGGAGCGATATCTGTTTGTAAAGAAATTTCACCTGCAATGGAAAGATCTTATTCTGAAAAATACAAAATGAAGATCTATCGAATTTCTGATAAATATCGCAATCCAGATCACAAGCCAACACCTGACGAAATGGAAGTTCTCAATTACTGGCAAGAAAAGATGAAGCAAAATCAAGAACTTAAAGCTGTGTATTTCCAAGTAGGCAATAAAACCAAAGTCATGAAGCCTATTAAAACCTTTGCTGATTTATGCCTACAATGTCATGGCGATCCAGCTAAAATGAATCCCGCTGTTTTAGAACGGATCAAAAAAGAATACCCAGATGATAAAGCCGTTGGATATAAATTAAATGATTTACGGGGTGCATTTGTTGCTGAATTTTAG